TTCCAGGAGAAACAATGTCAGCTGCAAATCCCACTCGCGATGATTTCGCGAGCCTGCTCGAAGAATCATTCACCACCGGCCACTCCGGCGAAGGTCAGGTCGTCAAGGGCACGATCACCGCGATCGAAAAGGACATGGCCATCATCGACGTCGGCCTCAAGGTCGAAGGCCGCGTGCCGCTGAAGGAATTCGGCGTCAAGGGCAAGGACACCACCCTCAAGGTCGGTGACACCGTCGAAGTCTATGTCGAGCGCATCGAGAACGCGCTTGGCGAAGCGATGCTTTCCCGTGAGAAGGCCCGCCGCGAAGAGAGCTGGGTCCGTCTCGAAGAGAAGTTCACCAAGGGTGAGCGCGTTGAAGGCGTCATCTTCAACCAGGTCAAGGGCGGCTTTACCGTCGACCTCGACGGCGCCGTGGCCTTCCTGCCGCGCAGCCAGGTCGATATCCGCCCGATCCGCGACGTCTCCCCGCTGATGCACAACCCGCAGCCCTTCGAGATCCTCAAGATGGATCGCCGCCGCGGCAACATCGTGGTGTCGCGCCGCACCGTGCTCGAGGAGAGCCGCGCCGAACAGCGTTCGGAAATCGTGCAGAACCTCGAAGAAGGCCAGGTTGTCGAAGGCGTCGTCAAGAACATCACCGACTACGGTGCGTTCGTCGACCTCGGCGGCATCGACGGCCTGCTGCATGTCACCGACATGGCATGGCGCCGCGTCAACCATCCGACCGAAATCCTCAACATCGGTCAGACGGTCAAGGTGCAGATCATCCGCATCAACCAGGAAACCCACCGCATCTCGCTCGGCATGAAGCAGCTCGAGAGCGATCCGTGGTCCGAGATCGGCACCAAGTTCCCGATCGGCAAGAAGATCAAGGGTACCGTCACCAACATCACCGACTACGGCGCGTTCGTCGAGCTGGAGCCGGGCATCGAGGGTCTCATCCACGTTTCGGAAATGTCGTGGACGAAGAAGAACGTGCATCCCGGCAAGATCCTGTCGACGACGCAGGAAGTCGACGTGGTGGTGCTCGAGGTCGATCCGGCCAAGCGCCGCATCTCGCTCGGTCTCAAGCAGACGCTGGAAAACCCGTGGGAAGCCTTCGCGCGCAACCATCCGGTCGGCAGCCAGGTCGAGGGCGAGGTCAAGAACAAGACCGAGTTCGGCCTGTTCATCGGCCTGGAGGGCGACGTGGACGGCATGGTGCACCTTTCCGACCTCGACTGGACCCGTCCGGGCGAGCAGGTCATCGAAGAGTACAATCGCGGCGACATGGTCAAGGCGCAGGTGCTCGACGTCGACATCGAGAAGGAGCGCATCTCGCTCGGCATCAAGCAGCTGGCCAAGGATACGGTTGGCGAGGCAGCGACCTCGGGCGAACTGCGCAAGAACGCGGTCGTCACCTGTGAAGTCATCGGCGTCAAGGATGGCGGTCTGGAAGTGCGGCTGGTCGACAGCGGCATCGAGACCTTCATCAAGCGCTCCGACTTGAGCCGCGACCGCGACGAGCAGCGCCCCGAGCGCTTCACCGTCGGCCAGAAGGTCGATGCCCGCGTCATCGCCTTCGACAAGAAGACCCGCAAGCTGCAGGTCTCGATCAAGGCGCTGGAAATCGCCGAAGAGAAGGAAGCGGTCGCACAGTACGGCTCGACCGACTCCGGCGCTTCGCTGGGCGATATCCTGGGTGCCGCGCTGAAGAAGCAGGGCAGCTAAGCATCCGCCGCCTGCCGCTTCGCAGCGGCTCGCAACAAAAACCCCGCCGGAGCGATCCGGCGGGGTTTTTCTTTGGCTTATGCCTGAAACCGAAGGCCTGTTCCGATGGCTCAGGCCCGGCCGTAGAGTGGCACCAGCGTGCCGCTCATCATCAGGTTGGCCGGCGAAGCGAGATAGGCGAT
The nucleotide sequence above comes from Mesorhizobium shangrilense. Encoded proteins:
- the rpsA gene encoding 30S ribosomal protein S1, with translation MSAANPTRDDFASLLEESFTTGHSGEGQVVKGTITAIEKDMAIIDVGLKVEGRVPLKEFGVKGKDTTLKVGDTVEVYVERIENALGEAMLSREKARREESWVRLEEKFTKGERVEGVIFNQVKGGFTVDLDGAVAFLPRSQVDIRPIRDVSPLMHNPQPFEILKMDRRRGNIVVSRRTVLEESRAEQRSEIVQNLEEGQVVEGVVKNITDYGAFVDLGGIDGLLHVTDMAWRRVNHPTEILNIGQTVKVQIIRINQETHRISLGMKQLESDPWSEIGTKFPIGKKIKGTVTNITDYGAFVELEPGIEGLIHVSEMSWTKKNVHPGKILSTTQEVDVVVLEVDPAKRRISLGLKQTLENPWEAFARNHPVGSQVEGEVKNKTEFGLFIGLEGDVDGMVHLSDLDWTRPGEQVIEEYNRGDMVKAQVLDVDIEKERISLGIKQLAKDTVGEAATSGELRKNAVVTCEVIGVKDGGLEVRLVDSGIETFIKRSDLSRDRDEQRPERFTVGQKVDARVIAFDKKTRKLQVSIKALEIAEEKEAVAQYGSTDSGASLGDILGAALKKQGS